GCATCAAGGACACCGTGGTGTTCGCCGACCAGCTGATGTACACCGGTTTCAGCTACTCGACCCGTGGCGGCATCTCGATCTGCGTCGATGACATGCTGATCCCGACCAACAAGGGCGAACTGCTGGCCGAGGCCCAGAACGAGGTCAAGGAAATCGAAGAGCAGTACCGCCAGGGTCTGGTGACCCAGGGCGAGCGCTACAACAAGGTGGTGGACATCTGGGGCAAGTGCGGCGACAAGGTCGCCAAGGCCATGATGGACCAGCTCAAGACCCAGAAGGTCATCGACCGCGAAGGCAAGGAAGTCGACCAGGAATCCTTCAACTCGATCTACATGATGGCCGACTCCGGTGCCCGGGGTAGCGCGGCACAGATCCGCCAGCTGGCCGGCATGCGGGGCCTGATGGCCAAGCCGGACGGCTCGATCATCGAAACGCCGATTACCGCGAACTTCCGCGAAGGCCTGACGGTGTTGCAGTACTTCATCTCGACCCACGGTGCCCGCAAGGGTCTGGCCGATACCGCGCTGAAGACCGCCAACTCCGGTTACCTGACCCGTCGTCTGGTCGACGTGACCCAGGATCTGGTAGTGATCGAAACCGATTGCGGCACCAGCAACGGCGTCGTGATGAAGGCAGTGGTACAGGGTGGTGACGTGGTCGAAGCCCTGCGTGACCGCATCCTCGGTCGTGTGGCCGCGATTGACGTCGTCAACCCGGCGACCGGCGAAACCGTGATCGAATCGGGCAGCCTGTTCGACGAACAGCTCGTCGACCTGGTTGACCAGCTCGGCATCGACGAAGTCAAGGTGCGCACGCCGATCACCTGCGAAACCCGCTACGGCCTGTGCGCCAAGTGCTACGGTCGTGACCTGGGTCGCGGCAAGCTCGTCAACACGGGCGAAGCCGTCGGCGTCATCGCCGCCCAGTCGATCGGTGAACCGGGTACGCAGCTCACCATGCGGACCTTCCACATCGGTGGTGCCGCCTCGCGTAATGCGGCGGCCAGCCAAGTGGAATCGAAGTCCAACGGTGTGATCAGCTTCTCGAGCCAGATGCGCTACGTCAAGAACGACAAGGGCGAACTGGTCGTGATCGCACGTTCCGGCGAGGTGGTGGTGCACGAAGAGCTGCCTGACGGCCGTACCGGTCGCGAGCGCGAGCGCCACAACATTCCGTACGGCGCCACGCTGCTGGTGACCGACAGCCTGTCGATCAAGGCCGGTACCGTGCTGGCGACTTGGGACCCGCACACCCGTCCGATCATCACCGAATACGGTGGCCGCGTCCGCTTCGAAAACGTCGAGGAAGGCACGACCGTCGCCAAGCAGGTGGACGATGTGACCGGTCTGTCGACCCTCGTGGTGATCGACCCGAAACGTCGTGGCTCGGCTTCCAAGGTGCTGCGTCCGCAGGTCAAGCTGCTGGACGAAAACGGCCTCGAAGTGAGGCTGGCCGGTACCGATACGCCGGTGAACATCACCTTCCAGGTCGGCGCCATCATCACGGTGCGTGATGGTCAGGAAGTGGGCGTCGGCGAAGTGCTGGCCCGTATTCCGCAGGAAACCTCGAAGACCCGCGACATTACCGGTGGTCTGCCGCGCGTGGCCGAGCTCTTCGAAGCCCGCTCGCCGAAGGATGCCGGCATGCTGGCCGACGTGACCGGTACCGTGTCGTTCGGCAAGGACACCAAGGGCAAGCAGCGCCTGGTGATCACCGACCTGGAAGGCATTGCGCACGAAACGCTGATCCCGAAGGAAAAGCACGTGCTGGTACACGACGGTCAGGTGGTGAACCGCGGCGAACTGATCGTCGACGGTCCGGTCGATCCGCACGACATCCTGCGTCTGCAGGGTATCGAGGCGTTGTCGCGCTACATCGTGCAGGAAGTGCAGGAGGTCTACCGCCTGCAAGGCGTGAAGATCAACGACAAGCACATCGAGGTGATCATCCGCCAGATGCTGCGTCGCGTGATCATCAACGATGCCGGCAACACCGACTTCATCGTGGGTGAACAGGTCGAGCGTTCCGAGGTGTACGACGTCAACGACCGCATGGCTGCGGACAGCAAGGAAGCTGCCCGCTTCGATAACGTGCTCCTCGGCATCACCAAGGCCTCGCTGTCGACCGACTCGTTCATCTCGGCGGCGTCGTTCCAGGAGACCACCCGCGTGCTGACCGAAGCCGCCATCATGGGCAAGAAGGACGACCTGCGCGGCCTGAAGGAAAACGTGATCGTGGGCCGCCTGATCCCGGCCGGAACCGGTCTGGCCTATCACAAAAACCGGCATCGCCAGAGCCAGATCAATGATCTGCTGACCGGTGATGCCATGACCGCCAGCCCGGACGGTCAGGCGCACTCGGCGTTCTAAGGCAAAAAACGCCGACGCCCCAACGGGTTAGCCCGCTGGGGCGTCGGTGCTTGCGTTGACGTCTGCCCGATGGCTCCCCTATAATCCGGCGTCTTTTTGGCGGCATGTTGCCGCCGTTGACACTTTAGGAACCTTAAAGTATGCCAACCATCAACCAGCTCGTCCGTAAAGGACGTCTCGCCATCAAGGCGAAAAGCAAGGTGCCGGCGCTTGAAGCCTGCCCGCAGAAGCGCGGTGTCTGCACCCGCGTGTACACCACCACGCCGAAGAAGCCGAACTCGGCTCTGCGTAAGGTGTGCAAGGTGCGCCTGACCAACGGCTTCGAAGTGATTTCGTACATCGGCGGTGAAGGCCACAACCTGCAGGAACACAGCGTCGTGCTGATCCGCGGCGGTCGTGTGAAGGACTTGCCGGGTGTGCGTTACCACACCGTGCGCGGTTCGCTGGATACCGCCGGCGTGAAGGACCGCAAGCAGTCCCGTTCGAAGTACGGCGCTAAGCGTCCGAAGTAATCGGGTTTGCTGGAACGGCACTCCTCTGTGGAGGCCGGAGTAAGTGGTCATCCTGCTGGGTGATCGCGGGCGGAAAACCGCTCAACTGAACAATTATCGAGGTTGTTATGCCAAGACGTAGAGAAGTCCCCAAGCGCGACGTATTGCCGGATCCGAAGTTCGGTAGCGTCGAGCTGTCCAAGTTCATGAACGTCGTGATGATCGACGGCAAGAAGGCTGTTGCCGAACGCATCGTCTACGGCGCCTTGGCGCAAGTCGAGAAAAAGACCGGCAAGAACCCGATCGAAGTGTTCTCGACCGCCATTGCCAATGCCAAGCCGGTGGTGGAAGTGAAATCCCGCCGCGTGGGTGGTGCCAACTACCAGGTTCCGGTTGAAGTCCGCCCGGCACGCCGTCTGGCTCTGGCAATGCGCTGGCTGCGCGAAGCCGCTCGCAAGCGCGGCGAAAAGTCGATGGATCTGCGTCTGGCTGGTGAATTGCTCGATGCGGCCGAAGGCCGTGGCGGCGCAATGAAAAAGCGCGACGAAGTCCACCGCATGGCCGAAGCGAACAAGGCGTTCTCGCACTTCCGCTTCTAATGTTCTTTGTTTGCTGAAAAGGTTTTGGCTGTGGCTAGAAAAACCCCCATTGAGCGCTACCGCAACATCGGTATTTCCGCTCACATCGACGCCGGTAAGACGACGACGACCGAACGCATCCTGTTCTACACCGGTGTGAACCACAAGATCGGTGAAGTGCACGACGGTGCTGCCACCATGGACTGGATGGAGCAGGAACAGGAACGCGGTATCACCATTACCTCGGCTGCGACCACCACCTTCTGGAAGGGGATGAGCCTGCAGTTCCCGGAACACCGCTTCAACATCATCGATACCCCGGGGCACGTGGACTTCACCGTTGAGGTGGAGCGTTCCATGCGCGTGCTGGACGGTGCCGTGATGGTGTACTGCGCGGTGGGCGGCGTTCAGCCGCAGTCCGAAACCGTGTGGCGTCAGGCCACCAAGTACAAGGTGCCGCGTCTGGCGTTCGTCAACAAGATGGACCGCCAGGG
The window above is part of the Laribacter hongkongensis DSM 14985 genome. Proteins encoded here:
- the rpoC gene encoding DNA-directed RNA polymerase subunit beta' yields the protein MKALLDLFKQVTQEEEFDAIKIGIASPDTIRAWSFGEVKKPETINYRTFKPERDGLFCARIFGPIKDYECLCGKYKRLKHRGVICEKCGVEVTLSKVRRERMGHIDLASPVAHIWFLKSLPSRLGMVLDMTLRDIERVLYFEAYVVTEPGMTPLNRKQLLTEEDYLNKLEEYGDEFEALMGAEGVRALLKSLALDSEVETLRAELDATNSETKIKKIAKRLKVLEAFQRTGIKPEWMILEVLPVLPPELRPLVPLDGGRFATSDLNDLYRRVINRNNRLKRLLELRAPEIIVRNEKRMLQESVDSLLDNGRRGKAMTGANKRPLKSLADMIKGKGGRFRQNLLGKRVDYSGRSVITVGPTLRLHQCGLPKKMALELFKPFIFHKLEVLGLATTIKAAKKLVEQEVPEVWDILEDVIREHPVMLNRAPTLHRLGIQAFEPVLIEGKAIQLHPLVCTAFNADFDGDQMAVHVPLSLEAQMEARTLMLSSNNVLSPANGEPIIVPSQDIVLGLYYITRDKINGRGEGMTFSDVGEVSRAYETRQVELGTRITVRLVEWEKDEQGEFQPVLRRVQTTVGRALLSEILPKGLPFEHINKALKKKEISKLINVSFRRCGIKDTVVFADQLMYTGFSYSTRGGISICVDDMLIPTNKGELLAEAQNEVKEIEEQYRQGLVTQGERYNKVVDIWGKCGDKVAKAMMDQLKTQKVIDREGKEVDQESFNSIYMMADSGARGSAAQIRQLAGMRGLMAKPDGSIIETPITANFREGLTVLQYFISTHGARKGLADTALKTANSGYLTRRLVDVTQDLVVIETDCGTSNGVVMKAVVQGGDVVEALRDRILGRVAAIDVVNPATGETVIESGSLFDEQLVDLVDQLGIDEVKVRTPITCETRYGLCAKCYGRDLGRGKLVNTGEAVGVIAAQSIGEPGTQLTMRTFHIGGAASRNAAASQVESKSNGVISFSSQMRYVKNDKGELVVIARSGEVVVHEELPDGRTGRERERHNIPYGATLLVTDSLSIKAGTVLATWDPHTRPIITEYGGRVRFENVEEGTTVAKQVDDVTGLSTLVVIDPKRRGSASKVLRPQVKLLDENGLEVRLAGTDTPVNITFQVGAIITVRDGQEVGVGEVLARIPQETSKTRDITGGLPRVAELFEARSPKDAGMLADVTGTVSFGKDTKGKQRLVITDLEGIAHETLIPKEKHVLVHDGQVVNRGELIVDGPVDPHDILRLQGIEALSRYIVQEVQEVYRLQGVKINDKHIEVIIRQMLRRVIINDAGNTDFIVGEQVERSEVYDVNDRMAADSKEAARFDNVLLGITKASLSTDSFISAASFQETTRVLTEAAIMGKKDDLRGLKENVIVGRLIPAGTGLAYHKNRHRQSQINDLLTGDAMTASPDGQAHSAF
- the rpsL gene encoding 30S ribosomal protein S12, with protein sequence MPTINQLVRKGRLAIKAKSKVPALEACPQKRGVCTRVYTTTPKKPNSALRKVCKVRLTNGFEVISYIGGEGHNLQEHSVVLIRGGRVKDLPGVRYHTVRGSLDTAGVKDRKQSRSKYGAKRPK
- the rpsG gene encoding 30S ribosomal protein S7 → MPRRREVPKRDVLPDPKFGSVELSKFMNVVMIDGKKAVAERIVYGALAQVEKKTGKNPIEVFSTAIANAKPVVEVKSRRVGGANYQVPVEVRPARRLALAMRWLREAARKRGEKSMDLRLAGELLDAAEGRGGAMKKRDEVHRMAEANKAFSHFRF